In Gorilla gorilla gorilla isolate KB3781 chromosome 12, NHGRI_mGorGor1-v2.1_pri, whole genome shotgun sequence, the following are encoded in one genomic region:
- the LOC115932939 gene encoding cyclin-dependent kinase 2-associated protein 2-like has product MSYKPTTPAPSSTPGSSTPGPGTPVPTGSVPSPSGSGPGATAPCRPLFKDFGPPTVSCVQAMKPPGAQGSQSTYTELLLVTGEMGKGIRPTYAGSKSAAKRLKRGIIHP; this is encoded by the coding sequence ATGTCCTACAAACCTaccacccctgcccccagcagCACCCCCGGCTCCAGCACCCCTGGGCCAGGCACTCCGGTCCCTACAGGAAGCGTCCCGTCGCCGTCGGGCTCAGGGCCGGGAGCCACTGCCCCTTGCAGACCGCTGTTTAAAGACTTTGGACCGCCTACCGTTAGTTGTGTGCAGGCCATGAAACCACCTGGTGCCCAGGGCTCCCAGAGCACCTACACGGAACTGCTGTTGGTCACAGGGGAGATGGGCAAAGGGATCCGGCCCACCTATGCTGGCAGCAAGAGCGCCGCGAAGCGCCTGAAGAGAGGTATCATCCATCCCTAG